The DNA segment GATGTTCGGGTCAAATTCTAAAAATGAGTGATAAGATCGAcatctcaaaaataaaatataattactcaatataaactataaaattattatgtttttgaaaTGTCATCTTAACcaattatttaatatagatAAAGTTctgaaatttatattaatatttgtttataaaagGTAAAACTAAATACCCGTGCGGGTGCACGGATCAAGCTCTAGTTTGTTTTTTATGCAGTGGCATAGACATgtaattatttaagaaaaatcagGGTTAAATATCAAatgtatttcagttttaatagattagatttccaaaatttataggtttatatatatgtatactctAGATTAGGATGTTGACCAAAGGAAAAGATAGCAAACCTTAATCATATGTATACAAATCAGTAATACTGAATAATGAACGGATGACATAGTTCTCAAAACTATCATGTTCTCTTTAATTAACAAACGAACAAATTATCCGCGTAGTAATTATATTCCAACAAAAAAAAGCAATTGTACTGTTATTGTTATAAATGACACTTCCGAGAAACATAAATTGTAACATGTGAATGATTAATGTATAAGAAATGACTCATAATGTTGTTTTATATAGGAAATAATTGAAATATGAGTGATTTTAAGATGGCAAATCAAAAGAGAAAACTTATTTGGGTCCAACTTAATCAATGGTAATCCATGAGGTTATCTTTAATATTAATGGTAATCACTGAATGATCACACAATAAAGACGCTGATGTCAGCTGAACCATCCCATTGTATTTGTAACATGCAATTGTATGCCATACGTTTTAGTCTCTTTGTTTAGAGTTGACGTAAGCGGAAGCCTCTGATAAGATCATAATTATAACCAGATTAAACCAGTGTCAATTTGGTCAAAGGAAATAGAGAAATGGCGTAGTGTCTCCCTACATTGGTGGGAGGAAGTCTTCCACTTACTTGTTCAATATGTTAGTTGGACATTATGTGGTTATTGTGTCTGTGTATTAAAGAAACGTGAGTCTTATTGAATGATATGAAGAGAAAATTGTAGTAACTTGTTTTTTTAAGTATCAGCCTCAAAAAGAATAATCAAAACATTTATCAATTAATACGGCATGTTACTAAGAGCACCTTCTATATATGTTACTTCTTATTCAAGAACTATTGAACTGAAGTTCTACAAGTTTGAGATATCCAACAATAATATTTAAtcagtattttatattttaatgtttgtcGAGAAATTTATTGAGAACTCTTCGATGGAAGTCCTATATATCTTAAAACTCTTCACGATCCCTCTAAACTTCCAGTCATTTTCGCTTATGATGTTGTGAAGACCCCAGCCTCCTTCTAAGGTCTTAACCTCCCAGGAGTATCCATGGCTAACGGTGTGAACTCTATCCGCAGCTTTGAGACCAGCCGCGAAGATGTTGAAGTGCTCTCTTCCGACAGGGTCGTACAGCTTGAAGCTGTCCAAGTAATGCCCCGGTAGATCCACGTATGAGAAATCATGTACCGGTCCTCGACCCTATTTTACCATCAGCAGGTTAAAATATAAGAACGAAGTAagatcattttattttaatggaAAGGAGAGAAGAGGGTGAATAAAATAATCTTACGAGTCTGTTTCCACCGTAAATGTTATTACTGAGATGCCGGAACACAGGACtatcaatgaaaacaaaatccaCACCATGGAAGTACATTACTTCCATATCCTGCAGTAAAGTAAAGTGTGCTCCATATGAATATACACTCTAcctcaaatattttaaatgttaattTATTAACAGCTGTTATACCTGCCCAGCCACCTCATATCTCTTCCGTACCCCTACATCTTTAGCTTCTTCATACTCTGCATACCGAGGAACCACAACCTAACAAGCAAAGTAACGAAAAATGATATTCACTAACAAGTTTGAGTGAGACGGAAACTTGCACTCTGTGATGAATATTACCATAACCCTATGTCCAAGGCGAGCCAAAGCCTTTGGCAAAGCACCTGCTACATCTCCAAGGCCACCTatcaaatcaaacaaaacaacaagGGGGAGTCATGACCTGTTTTGGAAAATGGAGCACACTCTGCTGCTACCAGTATCACATTCATGACATTTGCTTCGGCCAGTGGAGATGGCTTCTCTTCATCCCTCACAGGTTCATTAGTATCACTGCTGGCTTCTTCTTCATGTGTTTTTTCCTCTTTTGTTTCCATGTACTCCTCGGTCTTTATACTTGGTGTTTTTGTCAGGTAAGAGGATAGTGGATCTGACCAAAACGCACCAGCACGAGAGTTACAGGATCAGAAGTGTGACAACCCGCCCCGTGGGACTACCCGTCCATGGGCCCCaggctcacagcgctgcagcgcaccgaccccaacccctctattatgagttctctctaactccataattaggttgttggtgagcctcgaacccaggacctcaccctttaacagcattcccacaggacaagctgtcaccaattgatctgcagatcaattggtgacagcttgtcctgtgggaatgctgttaaagggtgaggtcctgggttcgaggctcaccaacaacctaattatggagttagagagaactcataatagaggggttggggtcggtgcgctgcagcgctgtgagcctGGGGCCCATGGACGGGTAGTCCCACGGGGCGGGTTGTCACAAGAAGTTTGCTTAGAAGACGGTTTATAAGGAGGATCTACACTAGAGGCTACTACGCTAGACCAAGGTTTCCCACTACTGGCTACACCGGATGGGGAAGAAGATTGCACAGAGGCTGAGCTTTGTTTGCTTCTCTCTAGAGGAGAAGTCTTGTTAGCTTCTGGTAATTTGTTCAAAAATGACTTGCCATAATTGCTTGGGCTAACACTAGCGTTTCCATTCTCCTCTTTCTTAATTGCACtcacagaagaagaagagccaTAGTCTTCTTTGGCAGAAGGTTTTGCATGATCCAAGTTAGGAGTGGTGTCTTTTATAGATGAGACCAGCTTCCTCTGAAAGAGTAACAGGATTAGGTGAAGTGAAAGAATCTTAAAGACAAGTGGCAAAGAGCAATTCAATGCATCCCATCTTAAATATACTCAAGAGCAGCCTCCAGCAAAAGCAGATTAATTAGAGTAGAGTTAAGCATCGAGTTCATTCAGATCCTTGCACAATCACCATATCTTCATCACATTCTCACTAACAGCTCCGgaatatgaaaaaaaagaaagaaagaataagACTTTTTTCACAATGTAAGTTGAAACGCAATCTATCAAAGTCAGTTCCAAAATTACAAGGAAGGATCGAAATATCTACCTGGTGACGGAGGTTTCTTAGCATATCAAGAACCTTCTTGCTCTTGTCGATGTGAAGAGGAACTCTTTGCCCAAATGGGGCCCTGAGAAGATATCACCATAAACTCACTTTCATCGCGTGATAATCAATGAgagtataatattttatttttgataataataataataatatataccaTAAATATTCATCTCTTATATTTGTGGTTCATCTgattataatgtttttgttactaGTTTTATACCTGGTTCATAGTTGAACACCGTCCAAATGTTTTAAAAGATACACTATACAATAATAgacattttacattttaaaacatgaaaatttataGTAATCACCCTCCCGAAAAGTTTATTGCATTAGGATAAACACCTTCCCGTTTGGTAAATAATGTTgaggttttatttttgtttcacaaaaatGTCCTCTTATATTTCTAATGTAgaatttgtcaaaaaaaaaaaaattctaatgtagaattttaaataagaattcagttttttttcttattattttattaattagaaaaatatatttatttagtaaCATAGGATAAATTAgagttttaaaatactttttaatatgtttggaaaattttcaaataacacTTCTTATGAAAAagatataagtatatatatcatattgtAATGCTCCTAATAGCTTTTACCATATACATTACTCATAGTGAATTTCAGAAAcaatattctttcttttttctgtCAGCAAAcaatattcttttaaattcaaattttgatctcaattttctttttcttttttaaagattatctcaattttataaaaactttatgaCATGTACttttgcaagaaaaaaaaaattgaatgcaTATAAAGCTTATCAATTCAATGTTCATGCAACTTTATTGAAACTTTTGATAAACTGAAATATTTCTAAAGAACTTTATGTATTTCGAAGACTATACGTCGAGGAACCTACATGCTCTGGAAGTAATAACTGAGATATACGATTTTTATTCAGAACAATCAATAATACAATCTCTTTTGGAAAAAGTACAAAGGCTTTATGTTTGACAAATTAAATACAGCTTTATTCCCAAGAAACACCAATCACATAtagttttttaacgttttaaaAAGGAAGAAGCAAACCATAAGAATCAAACTCGGCGAGAGATCGTCATTCTTTTAATCTCTTAGTTAGGAACACGACACATCTTGCGGATCTCCCCGGTACGACCAGTAAGAACCCCGATCCGACCCATTTTCACCATTGAGACACCAAAGTCATGAAAGAAGGTTGACCCACGTGCCTGCTGCAAGACATAAGCCCTAGTCTTTGAGTTGTCCAATAGAGCAGCATCCGACTGGAAAAGCCCTCTTCTCTTAGCCACTAACTTGAAGTAGCTCACGTCGAATGTCTTGAAACTTCCTGGATCCATCTCTAGAGCCGTCGTTGTATCTGTTGGCTTGCATTTCTTCCTGAGGTTAGCTGCGTACTCTGAGTCCAAACTCGGGTCGCTGTCTCCTCTCCCGGTGAAGTTGTAAAGACGGTTTGTCATTAGAGGACAATGTCCCATCCCAATAGTGTGTCCACCtttataaaaaaacacaaaataatttgttttccaTATACCAAACTAAATCATTCACTTGTCCGTACCTGAAAGGATGACCAAATCTTTCTCGCTGAGTCCCTTTGTGCGAAAATCAATGATAAGCTTGGCGATGTTATCAAAAGGTGATGGCAAGTTGACCTCATTGATATTAGAAACCCTACCGTCTCTTCTTCCCGTTTCAACTTCCCATGACGGTCCTTCaagctacatatatatatatattcgtaGTTAATTCAAAGAAGTCTTTtaatgtagatttttttttttatgattgatCATATGAAGGTTACTTACTGCAACCATTGCGTCCCTAGCGATAAGGGCTAAGATATCAGAGCATGAAACTATTCCCGGACACACTTTTTCTAAAGCCGCCTTGGAATCGTCTATGATGCCAAACCCTCGAAGGCTTAGGTTAGGAACCGCATTTTTCTCGGCTTGATTGTTCGATGAATCTAACAAAACTGATCCATCACAACCCTGTTGATATTTATGATCCACTCATTAGACTATCGCTTCACCCACAGTGATAACAAAGTGCGATGTAATGAAGTATATTAAAGTCAAGAGTCACTTACCCTAACGAAGCAGTCGTGGAAGAACATTCTGAGCAAAGGAGCACCAAGTGTAGGAGCTTTCTTCATGGCAGCAAACACGACCTTTCTAACTATACCCTCGGCATGTGGGCATGTTTTGCTGTAGAAGCCTACTTTCAAGCCTTGTGCATTGGCCTCAGCTAGCAACAACACTAAGAGAAAGCAAGAGACCACTAGTCGCTTCGATgcaaccattaaaaaaaaaatgctatttAGCTATCttagcttttgtttttttgctCAATTGGTGATGAATTGTTGATGAAGACTGAAGGTATTTATACTGAATTATGTAAACAGAAATTGTGAATTATACTATGAGAGTTTGTGGTTAGAACATTGATATTAATTTAACATCAAAACGTAGTTGACTATCATAGGTCTGCGGTGGAATGCTTGTTGTCTTTATGATGTTTGTTATGCTCAAATCATTGCTCACAGAAATAAAATGAAGGCAATTTGACAAAAGTCGTCTCTTGTTTGTGTATATACTATTTGTATGTTTGCATAGATATAAtacttatgtttttgttttcaaatgcATGATGCTGCCACTGGCACCAGAAGGAAATGGCTGccaaattttacaaaatctCAAAAACACAACGTTAATTTGTGTGTTAACTACGGGAAAACACAcaatataaacttttttttgaaacaagacAGAAAATATAAACATATGTTAAAATAGTATACTAATTAAACACTTGTaagtatttaattaaatttatatttttaatcttattaagtatttacatatattaattCTCGGACGTTATAGCAACGTGTATAACATTTGTCAACGAAATGTTTGAGTCTTGGACGTTATCGCAAACAATTATTTGCATGTTCTTCCAATTACAACCATCATTTGACCGCTACGTTTTAACCTTTTTTCTAGGTAGCAAGCGTCATGTCTTAGCATGCTATTACTCATGTGGATGAACAGATTAACTAGCAATCATAAAATCATAATCAAATAGAAATAATTTACTAAAGTGACGACGTAAACAGTATTACTATTACCTATAGAAAAGTTCGTGAAGGAATCCAAAAACGTCAATTTTAACACATACAAGTTGCAGTTTTATGAAAACTCTAGCAAACTGTTACGCTTAGAAGCGTTTTGAGATACAAGGTACAGAAGTACTACTGTCGCTACTGTCATGGTACAGCCGCAGAATCACAGCTGCGGTTTCTTCTATCGCTTTATTCGTCACATCTGCAACCCCCCCAAAGAATAACTATGATGATATTGAATGAAGAAAAATAGTAAAATCAGAGTGTGCAACAGCTGTTATTGTTATTACCTATTACCGCCCATCCAGGGTTTTTTGCATAGATCTTTGACGCGAAATCAAGTTCTTTCCGAACGAGATCGAAGCCAGAGTATCTGTTCTCTCCTTCCGTATCCACGCCTAACGTTTTAGCCCTTGTTCTCCTAATCGCTTGCAGCACAACAAGTTGAATCGTCAACGCGAAAACTTTCCTCGGTTCAACCTCGAAAAGCGTCTTGGGCGGTTCCACACCCATCACAAACGGCACATTCGCGACCTTGTAACCCTTTTGAGCAATGTAAGTGGACAGCGGCGTCTTTCCGGTCCGGGAAACACCGACAAGAATGATGTCAGCCTTGCCTAAGTTCTCGGGCAAAGTCCCATCGTCTTGCTTGATGGTAAACTCAATGGCTTCGATTCTCTTGAAATAAGCATCGTTGAGAGTCTTGACCCTCCCGGGCGCTCCACGGGTGAGACCAGATGGAGAAACACCCAAGTGAGACGCTATCCCTTCGATGATTGGTCCCAATATATCAACGGAAAGCACTCCCAACTGATCACAAGCTTCTTTAGCGGATTTGGACATAGAAGGATTGGCTAAAGTGTAGAAACACATCGCCTTTTGCTTCGCCGCCTGATTTATAATCTCTAACAGCTTCTCCTCATCCTCCACCTGCcccaaaaaaaacagagatctcattttaattttttttttttttaaaaaggatgAGACTTTAAGTGTTTAAGTACCCAAGAGAAGAGATGTGTGTTGACAGAACATCCGCGATTGACCAGTCGATCTTCGAATTGCCCCAACGCGGCGTTGACGGAGTGCTCCGCCGTCCACCCTGTCCCGTCGGAAACCAAATATATAGACTTTCCCGCCGCCACGTCATCGCCGTCGACCGCAGACGTCTTCCTATCAGACTCCTCCGTCGTTGCTTGACGGTGAGGTGCGTTGATCGGACGGTCAATGACCTTGACGCCGGAGCGTAAAGCTCGGGCCATGGACCATCGGTTCAGTTTGGAGCTAGCCTTCAGCTTCGGAGAGCGAGGACTCGAAGCTGCCACCGGAGGAGATTCGGAATCAGGTTCGGGATGGCCTTGTCGTGAATCCATCGTGAAATGATCAACACATTCGTCTGTTTACGTCTCTCCATCTTGTTTACGCCGGTCTCAATTCTTATCCAATCACGCCGCCCCAAACGCTTTTTACCGCTAAATTGAATTTTAAGCGTTTCAATGACCTTTTTGTTTTAGCGTTTTACAATTAGATTTTGACGGAAATGTCCTCATTTGATACTTGGGCTTTCAAAAGTCCAGTTCAATCTAGTGTGGCTTTTATGGTTGTCAGATTATTTGGGCCTTAATGCAAGAAAACAGCCCATATGGGTGGTGGAGGAAGCGTTTCTTCGACATGTATTATTGCTTTTGGGCTTCTTTGTCTGAAAACATCTATTCTAACAAAATattaagggtatgactggttttcccgctaccacccgcaaacgcagcttttgcggttggtagcggttgctggcgttttgcaacaatcgctcaaaccgctctaaaccgctccaaatcgctccaaatcgctctgaacctcataaattcaaaagctggttccagctagcgtttgcggttgcgggcgtttgcgggaggataaaaaaaatttattttttttcctaaacaatataaatacaaaaataaaaaaattcaataaaaaaattaaactgaaattataaaaatgctaaaatatatcaattaaattttaattaatattataaaactttaaaataaaaatattttctatatttttaaaaaatttaaactataactttctaaatataaattttatatttattataatattattatttttgatatttttataattgtataaaatgtaaatattgttaatttattatttaactgctgctgcatttggtagttaaccagtcataagtatcccgcaaatgcacaaatttctaaccgcataaccagtcgtacaaatctcttaaaaccgctagaaaccgcaaccacccgcatccgcaaactcctgcaaccgcaaccgcaaccgctgcggttaaaccagtcaggccctaagtcatgacttcttgtccatgtgtgattttttttataaaaaatggaCTATCTGCTAGAGTTGGTCACAttacattttttaattattgataatcttgatattaaaTAAG comes from the Brassica rapa cultivar Chiifu-401-42 chromosome A01, CAAS_Brap_v3.01, whole genome shotgun sequence genome and includes:
- the LOC103842763 gene encoding peroxidase 27 — its product is MVASKRLVVSCFLLVLLLAEANAQGLKVGFYSKTCPHAEGIVRKVVFAAMKKAPTLGAPLLRMFFHDCFVRGCDGSVLLDSSNNQAEKNAVPNLSLRGFGIIDDSKAALEKVCPGIVSCSDILALIARDAMVALEGPSWEVETGRRDGRVSNINEVNLPSPFDNIAKLIIDFRTKGLSEKDLVILSGGHTIGMGHCPLMTNRLYNFTGRGDSDPSLDSEYAANLRKKCKPTDTTTALEMDPGSFKTFDVSYFKLVAKRRGLFQSDAALLDNSKTRAYVLQQARGSTFFHDFGVSMVKMGRIGVLTGRTGEIRKMCRVPN
- the LOC103842753 gene encoding pyruvate, phosphate dikinase regulatory protein 2, translating into MDSRQGHPEPDSESPPVAASSPRSPKLKASSKLNRWSMARALRSGVKVIDRPINAPHRQATTEESDRKTSAVDGDDVAAGKSIYLVSDGTGWTAEHSVNAALGQFEDRLVNRGCSVNTHLFSWVEDEEKLLEIINQAAKQKAMCFYTLANPSMSKSAKEACDQLGVLSVDILGPIIEGIASHLGVSPSGLTRGAPGRVKTLNDAYFKRIEAIEFTIKQDDGTLPENLGKADIILVGVSRTGKTPLSTYIAQKGYKVANVPFVMGVEPPKTLFEVEPRKVFALTIQLVVLQAIRRTRAKTLGVDTEGENRYSGFDLVRKELDFASKIYAKNPGWAVIDVTNKAIEETAAVILRLYHDSSDSSTSVPCISKRF